A stretch of the Lolium perenne isolate Kyuss_39 chromosome 3, Kyuss_2.0, whole genome shotgun sequence genome encodes the following:
- the LOC139837995 gene encoding uncharacterized protein — translation MYTFYFPSGSKLVLTTFPFAMQRAALGPEEEMSDLEIYNKMRLKKPDLSQPQPSLPEYFGTYAEDVENYCEMVRHRHPEVDDPMSAEVDEESLVLSSGGLPHGRLAMLNKAVKHTLTTTFTRLKAGLTKDSPPLPPRRRARQQPAYDPDFEAAYVAAHQEYQVAFNQHQQQFMEYMAYIHYADGWSSPSAFAVYADGLLYADGQLGYPEADLARGAMPRVPVGVPYAEGEAVG, via the exons atgtatacattttattttccttcaggttcaaagttggtactcacaacatttcctttcgcgatgcagagggccgcgttaggacccgaggaggagatgtcggacctcgagatatacaacaagatgcggcttaagaagcccgatctctcgcagcctcagccctcgctccctgagtacttcggcacctacgccgaggacgtcgagaactactgcgagatggtgaggcatcgtcacccggaggtggatgaccccatgagcgcggaggtcgacgaggagtcgttggtcctgtcgtccggagggttgccgcatggccgtctcgccatgctgaacaaggccgtcaagcataccctcaccacgaccttcacgcgtctcaaggcgggactcaccaaggacagcccccctctcccgcctcgtcgccgggctcggcaacaacccgcatacgac cctgacttcgaggcggcctacgtggccgctcatcaagaatatcaggtggccttcaaccagcaccagcagcagttcatggagtacatggcatatatacat TACGCCGACGGGTGGTCCTCGCCCTCGGCCTTCGCCGTCTACGCCGACGGTctcctctacgccgacggccagctgGGCTATCCCGAGGCTGACCTTGCCCGAGGAGCTATGCCGAGGGTCCCCGTCGGCGTACCAtacgccgagggtgaggcggtg GGATAA